In Geitlerinema sp. PCC 9228, the genomic window GTTGGCTGCTCGTTTTTCTAAACCACGAATGTAGGCCCAAGCTGTTTCTACGTAGCTCTGTACCGAAAACAGTAGGGTAATATTCACATTAATACCAGCAGCAATGACTTCTTCCACCGCTGCCAACCCTTCCGGCGTTCCCGGAATTTTAATCATGACGTTGTCGCGACCGATATCCCGGAAATAGCGTTTGGCTTCTTCGATGCTGTTTTCCGTATCCCGTGCCAAATCCGGGGGCAACTCAATACTAACGTAACCATCCATACCACCGGTGCGATCGTAAATGGGACGGAAGGCATCGCAAGCATCGCGAATATCCTTAAATACCAAGGATTCGTAAATTTCCTGCACGGATTTGCCAGCCTTAGCGCCAGCTTCGATATCGGTATCGTATACTTGGTTACCAGCGATCGCTTTTTCAAAAATCGCCGGATTGGAGGTAATCCCCAGCAATCCCCGTTCTTCGATGGCTTTTTGCAACTGACCGGACTCGATTAAATCCCGGCTGAGGTTGTCCATCCAAATACTTTGACCGTATTGTTCGATATCTAGCAAGCGATTGTCACTCATAGTGCCTATCCTTAAGTAGTGTTCAATTTCTGCAAACGGTTGGCCTCGGATACCAATTTCCATTTTACTGGTATCCTCACCAATCCCATGTTTACTTGGTAACAGCCTCTTGACTGGCGCGTGTCCCTTGCTGGACAAAAGATTCTACCAACGCCACGTTTTCCTTACTTCCTATTATCAAAGGTGTACGTTCGTGTAGTTTTTCGGGAACCACATCCAAAATTTCCGTCTCACCCGTACTTGCACGACCACCTGCCTGTTCTACCAAAAACGCCAAAGGTGCCGTTTCGTACAGCAGACGCAGCTTTCCTTGGGGTTTTTTCACCGTACCGGGATACAAAAACACGCCCCCTTGGTATAAAATACGATGAAAATCCGATACCAACGCACCACTGTACCGTGCCGTGTATCCCTCTTGTTCGTGGACGTAGCGGATATAATCCCGAACGGATTCATCCCATTGCCAGAAATTGCCTTCGTTGACGCTGTAGGTAGAACTGCTTTCGGGAATTTGGATATTCTCCCGAGAAAGGATAAATTCTCCCAAACTGGGGTCTAAGGCAAAGGCATGAACCCCCGTTCCCAGGGAATAAACGAACATGGTGCTGGGTCCGTATAAAATATATCCTGCTGCTAGTTGCTTGCGACCGTTTTGCAGTAAATCCCGTGCCTGACCATCTTCATCCATTCCTTCTTGCTGGCGGATGGAGAAAATCGAGCCAATATTGAGGTTAATATCGGAGTTGGAAGAACCGTCAACGGGGTCGTACAGAAGGCTATAGCGTCCAATGGGGCAGTTTTCGGGAATGTAGTAGGGTTTGTCCATTTCTTCGGAAGCCAAGCGGCATACCAAACCGCTTTGTTCAAACACGGAAATGAAAACCCGATTGGCATATTCGTCGATTTTTTTGACCGATTCTCCCTGAACGTTGGTACTGCCAGTAAATCCTAAAACCCCTTCCATCAAGCCAGCACTGCTGAGGTGGCGGGCAATTAATTTACCTGCCAACGCCAGGCGACCCATAATGGCGCTTAAATCCTGTGCCTCGGGACCAAAACTTTGTAGTTGCTGCAAGACGTGGCGAGATAGCGTCATGCAGTCCCTATCGAGGGAGTATTTTTGTCCGGTATTGACCATAATGTTTGTTTTCCTCCCGGAGTCAATTCGCTACAGTTACCGCAACTGCCGATTGTTACCGGCAAAATTGGCAACAGAGGAGCCATGGGGGAGTTTTCCTGAAGAATATTGAGAGATGTTTTTGTCCGGTTTCTATTTTCTATCCTAAAGAAGCTTATCTGTTGGCGGAAAAAGTTTTAGGGAAATTAAAGAAACCGGAATTGACTGTATAAATGCTTAAAGCGCGTTGCCGCTAGCCTAGGTGGGAAACTTGGCAAAAATACATTGCGAGTGGTACGCGAATGCGATTTTTCGTGAGTATTTATGCTGGTTTTCTCAAGAACAGCTGTGGGCGTAGAAACGACAACTCGATCTCCTCACAAGCGATTATAACGTACGATTCGCCCATTTTGACTGCCTCCAGAGTGTTGGCAAGATGCGATCGCATTCTGTACGATCTCTATTTTCTGGGGAATGAAGAGGAACAGCGAATCTATGTTTAAAATTGACTGTTCTCCTTCTGAGAAAATTTTCAGAAAATTCGTACCAAATCTTTAGTAAAATTTAAGTTTTCATGTTCCCCAGATAGCGTAAAATTCCTATTTTTTGTATTTGGTCTTAACGTTTTGCTTATGAATTTAATTCTTTTGGTAGCCGCTTTGGTGGTTTCTTGGTTGGTGCTAACCTGGTTGTTGCAGGTAGCGCAAATGGCGTTTAAAAAAGCCCTCGCCATTGCCGCCATTGTACTTATTTTACAAATTGGATTTGGCATTGGTCCACAACAACTTCTCGACCAAATCCTACAACTACCGCAATTGATAGAAAACCTACTCACCGGACAAACTTAAGCGCGATCGCTTCCTAACTTTTGTGACGACATTGGTTCTAGGAATCTTGGCCAGAAGACCGATGGCGACGTTTCCTAGTTTTTGTCCGCACCGAACCCGTATCTGCTCCCACATACCAGCGATACCAAGCCTTAGAACTGCGAATTGCCAGCCAAAGCAACAA contains:
- the tal gene encoding transaldolase, translating into MSDNRLLDIEQYGQSIWMDNLSRDLIESGQLQKAIEERGLLGITSNPAIFEKAIAGNQVYDTDIEAGAKAGKSVQEIYESLVFKDIRDACDAFRPIYDRTGGMDGYVSIELPPDLARDTENSIEEAKRYFRDIGRDNVMIKIPGTPEGLAAVEEVIAAGINVNITLLFSVQSYVETAWAYIRGLEKRAANGEDISKIASVASFFISRIDAKVDKKLDAAIEQTNDEQQKEELRQYKGKVAIANAKIAYQKYKEIVQSDRWKALAEKGANIQRLLWASTSTKNPEYSDVMYVDELIGANTINTLPPKTIEACFDHCTVSGDPIERDLETAQQIMQRLPELGIDLDKVMEELLQEGIDKFVEPYQSLMQSLEEKVNKLTPA
- the fbp gene encoding class 1 fructose-bisphosphatase, with product MVNTGQKYSLDRDCMTLSRHVLQQLQSFGPEAQDLSAIMGRLALAGKLIARHLSSAGLMEGVLGFTGSTNVQGESVKKIDEYANRVFISVFEQSGLVCRLASEEMDKPYYIPENCPIGRYSLLYDPVDGSSNSDINLNIGSIFSIRQQEGMDEDGQARDLLQNGRKQLAAGYILYGPSTMFVYSLGTGVHAFALDPSLGEFILSRENIQIPESSSTYSVNEGNFWQWDESVRDYIRYVHEQEGYTARYSGALVSDFHRILYQGGVFLYPGTVKKPQGKLRLLYETAPLAFLVEQAGGRASTGETEILDVVPEKLHERTPLIIGSKENVALVESFVQQGTRASQEAVTK